The following coding sequences lie in one Phalacrocorax carbo chromosome 3, bPhaCar2.1, whole genome shotgun sequence genomic window:
- the LOC104045646 gene encoding left-right determination factor 2, translating to MDARFAEMLCVLCLVITVQAFTQEGFKEVLLKQLGLSEVPKLHKRDLVDLVIPDHIKNKYISMLKRHRVKRRALPSLAGILRGIPGNAEVLYSDTTTRQNLMFDMEGRIPKNSEVTMAELKLFKKPLDRANLPAKQSHRPVSNARVSVYWVQRQHDGTNRTSLVDSRLVPIRESGWKNFDVTQAVHYWLRNKRREPMFLEVWIEGERVGSHASEMAKAVRFTSQDPKDKALGKPELVLYTLDLEDYGGPGDCKEEAVMGKSTCCRQKHYINFRELAWTQYWIIEPAGYQAYRCSGGCLQPPSSLWRFGYGERSCAVAETSPLPMIYLVKRGNRTEIEAAEFPNMIVEKCSCVTDGMALV from the exons ATGGATGCGAGGTTTGCCGAGATGCTCTGCGTGCTCTGCCTGGTCATCACGGTCCAAGCATTTACCCAGGAAGGTTTCAAGGAGGTGTTGCTGAAGCAGCTGGGGCTCTCTGAGGTCCCTAAACTTCATAAGAGAGACTTAGTGGATCTGGTTATCCCAGACCACATAAAGAACAAATACATCTCCATGCTGAAGCGCCACAGGGTAAAGCGCCGAGCTTTGCCAAGCCTGGCCGGCATCCTTAGGGGGATCCCTGGCAACGCAG AAGTCCTCTACTCTGACACCACCACACGCCAGAACCTGATGTTCGACATGGAGGGCAGAATACCTAAAAACAGTGAAGTGACAATGGCTGAACTGAAACTCTTCAAAAAGCCTCTGGACAGAGCAAACTTGCCTGCCAAGCAGTCTCACAGGCCTGTCTCCAATGCCAGAGTCAGCGTGTACTGGGTGCAACGGCAGCATGATGGTACCAACAGGACCTCCCTGGTAGACTCCCG GCTGGTTCCCATACGCGAGTCGGGATGGAAGAACTTTGATGTGACGCAGGCTGTGCATTACTGGCTGCGAAACAAGAGGCGGGAGCCAATGTTCCTGGAGGTCTGGATTGAAGGAGAAAGGGTAGGCAGCCATGCCTCAGAAATGGCCAAAGCTGTGCGTTTCACCTCTCAGGACCCCAAGGATAAAGCCCTAGGCAAACCTGAACTGGTGCTTTACACCCTCGACTTGGAAGACTATGG GGGCCCTGGGGATTGCAAGGAGGAGGCGGTGATGGGGAAGTCCACCTGCTGCCGGCAGAAACACTACATCAACTTCCGTGAGCTCGCCTGGACGCAGTACTGGATCATTGAGCCAGCAGGGTACCAGGCTTACCGCTGCTcggggggctgcctgcagcctcccagcTCACTGTGGCGCTTCGGCTATGGGGAGCGCTCCTGCGCCGTGGCAGAGACCTCCCCGCTCCCCATGATATACCTTGTCAAGAGGGGCAACCGCACGGAGATCGAAGCAGCCGAGTTTCCCAACATGATCGTTGAGAAGTGCAGCTGCGTTACAGACGGCATGGCACTGGTGTGA